One window from the genome of Ignavibacteriales bacterium encodes:
- a CDS encoding sigma-54 dependent transcriptional regulator produces MNVSILIIDDEKPQRDSLGGYFKKKAFEVFLADSGKNGIEKAKENLVDIVLTDYKMPDMTGLEVLLELKKINPEIVVIMMTAYGNIETAVEAMKAGAYNYSQKPVNLDELDILIERAILQKQIISENKKLKDELKIKFNFSNIIYQSKELEEALNIAGRVAKSNAPVLIRGESGTGKELFAKATHFASDRKDDPFVTINCAALPETLLESEMFGYERGAFTGADQKRIGRFEEAKNGTIFIDEVGDIPPAIQVKLLRVLQSGEFSRLGSNQVIKTNARIITATNRNLEELIKQNIFREDFYYRINVVSINIPPLRERKSDIPLLVDYFISRFDCPAKQLSKEVLDVLMKYDYPGNVRELENIVQRACVLSRSDLITTNDLPLNVKTLKTENNQGGFQPRIDDLNVQLENMEKEIIQLALKETNGNQSKAAKLLNISERNLRYKLEKLKS; encoded by the coding sequence ATGAACGTTTCAATTTTAATAATCGATGATGAAAAACCGCAGCGCGATTCGCTTGGTGGATATTTTAAGAAGAAAGCCTTCGAAGTGTTTCTTGCTGATTCCGGTAAAAATGGAATAGAGAAAGCAAAAGAAAACCTGGTTGATATTGTTCTTACCGATTATAAAATGCCTGATATGACCGGACTAGAAGTTCTTTTAGAGTTGAAGAAAATAAATCCCGAGATAGTTGTAATTATGATGACAGCATATGGAAATATTGAAACTGCTGTTGAAGCAATGAAAGCAGGGGCATATAACTACTCACAAAAACCTGTGAATCTTGATGAGCTTGATATTCTAATTGAACGGGCTATTCTTCAAAAACAAATTATTTCTGAAAATAAAAAATTGAAAGACGAGTTGAAAATCAAGTTCAACTTTAGCAATATCATTTATCAAAGCAAAGAACTGGAGGAAGCACTAAACATTGCCGGAAGAGTTGCAAAGAGCAATGCACCGGTTTTAATCAGAGGTGAAAGTGGAACGGGAAAAGAATTATTTGCTAAAGCAACCCATTTTGCCAGCGATAGAAAAGATGATCCGTTTGTAACTATAAATTGTGCGGCTTTACCAGAAACACTTTTGGAAAGTGAGATGTTTGGTTATGAAAGGGGAGCATTTACCGGTGCAGATCAAAAAAGAATTGGACGGTTTGAAGAAGCAAAGAACGGAACAATCTTTATAGATGAAGTTGGCGATATTCCACCAGCAATACAGGTAAAGCTTTTAAGAGTTCTCCAAAGCGGTGAATTTTCAAGGCTCGGTTCCAACCAGGTTATTAAGACAAATGCAAGAATTATTACTGCAACAAATCGTAATCTGGAAGAATTGATAAAGCAAAACATTTTCCGTGAAGATTTTTATTATAGAATAAATGTTGTTTCAATTAACATTCCTCCTTTACGAGAAAGAAAAAGCGACATACCGCTTCTTGTTGATTATTTCATTAGTCGGTTTGATTGCCCAGCTAAGCAATTATCAAAGGAAGTTTTAGATGTCCTTATGAAGTATGATTATCCTGGAAATGTAAGAGAATTAGAAAACATCGTTCAGCGCGCGTGTGTTCTTTCACGAAGTGATCTGATTACTACAAATGATTTACCACTAAATGTTAAAACTTTGAAGACAGAAAATAATCAAGGTGGTTTTCAGCCGCGTATTGATGATTTAAATGTTCAACTAGAAAATATGGAAAAGGAAATAATTCAGTTGGCATTAAAAGAAACTAATGGCAATCAGTCCAAGGCAGCTAAATTGTTAAATATTTCCGAAAGAAACTTAAGATATAAACTTGAAAAGTTAAAAAGTTAA
- a CDS encoding T9SS type A sorting domain-containing protein produces the protein MPPNLIYPTFFETVPVAFNFKWNSSIGASSYRLQLSAKENFLILILDDSTITDTIFKIGPLQYGKHYYWRMNARNSAGASNWSEARMFYTDPWEPAPEKWSNPVKIKELTPDKYHYANCPTVTADGKTLYYSYGSDSAKSGIHKSIWKDSVWSKPERVKADWNTGLVDGPSISPDGKRLYFRDYGLPDGYGGWDLYYSDWDTIKQEWGRRKNLGPNINSGTDDWACMTPDNKYLYWIRYPSLPRISEWNDSLNVWGPSNWVDMYNFLESFGAVSLPASRKKIYFEGFFNVKDGNDIGVNYYDTVKQGWKLPMILNLNKIMDSEVTADNNWQSNPWITADGRKLYFASAHDSTWDIWLSKLLVDENGDTVTTVNNDYKKLNKDFQLFQNYPNPFNPETTIEYKINSSSKIILSVINLQGQQVAVIEKGYKDKGHYFINWNSKNSNGMLVSSGVYFCILETESNRSIIKMMVIK, from the coding sequence TTGCCACCTAACCTTATATATCCTACTTTTTTTGAAACTGTACCTGTAGCATTTAATTTTAAATGGAATTCATCTATTGGCGCATCAAGTTATCGCCTTCAATTATCAGCAAAAGAAAATTTTTTAATATTAATTCTTGATGATTCAACAATAACAGATACTATATTTAAAATTGGACCTTTACAATATGGTAAGCATTATTATTGGAGGATGAATGCAAGAAATTCAGCAGGAGCCAGTAACTGGTCCGAAGCACGGATGTTCTACACAGATCCTTGGGAACCTGCACCGGAAAAATGGAGCAATCCTGTAAAGATAAAAGAATTAACACCGGATAAATATCATTATGCTAATTGTCCTACTGTAACTGCAGACGGAAAGACATTATATTATAGTTATGGTTCCGATTCAGCCAAAAGCGGGATTCATAAATCAATCTGGAAAGATTCTGTCTGGTCAAAACCTGAAAGAGTAAAAGCGGACTGGAATACTGGACTTGTGGATGGTCCCTCAATTTCTCCTGACGGAAAAAGATTATATTTCAGAGACTATGGATTGCCCGATGGTTATGGTGGATGGGATCTATATTATAGTGATTGGGATACAATTAAACAGGAATGGGGGCGGAGAAAAAATCTAGGACCAAATATTAATAGCGGGACAGACGATTGGGCTTGCATGACACCAGATAATAAGTACCTATACTGGATTAGGTATCCAAGTTTACCAAGGATTTCTGAATGGAATGATAGTCTTAATGTTTGGGGTCCTTCAAATTGGGTCGATATGTATAATTTTTTAGAATCTTTTGGTGCTGTAAGCTTACCTGCCAGCAGAAAAAAAATATACTTTGAAGGATTTTTTAATGTAAAAGATGGAAATGATATTGGAGTAAACTATTATGACACAGTTAAACAAGGATGGAAACTTCCGATGATATTAAATTTGAACAAAATAATGGATTCAGAAGTCACAGCTGATAATAATTGGCAATCAAATCCATGGATTACTGCTGATGGAAGGAAACTATATTTTGCAAGTGCTCACGACAGCACATGGGATATCTGGCTGAGTAAATTATTAGTTGATGAAAATGGCGATACAGTTACAACAGTAAACAATGACTATAAAAAACTAAATAAGGACTTCCAATTATTTCAAAATTATCCAAATCCTTTTAATCCAGAAACTACAATTGAATATAAAATTAATTCTTCATCAAAAATTATTTTATCAGTTATCAATTTACAAGGACAACAAGTTGCAGTAATTGAAAAAGGATACAAAGATAAAGGACATTATTTTATTAATTGGAACAGCAAAAACAGTAACGGAATGCTGGTTTCTTCGGGTGTGTATTTCTGCATATTGGAAACGGAAAGTAATAGATCAATTATTAAAATGATGGTAATAAAATAA
- a CDS encoding ATP-binding protein: MKTNITVKPKYLVFISLTLAFILVIVTFMDIYQGQKDIYQTKTEEAVSLLRAVQKASENAYISNQEVEKLIADKLINTSNFISKLEAHKKLSTTELNSISTSTEIDHIFLFSSEKKWEGLNTNTHYSELNITGVLSDEIDSLIAGKYDYFVSTSINDMEDKQHFLVIHKRESGKGFIAVSIEAERLLEFRKKIGIGKLFQKIADEEDIKYVVIQDEEGITTASGGVKELSSIAKDNFLEEILLQKKLATRELSYQNEKILEAVKPFRVGSEILGVIRIGVSLKSVDNLIHRTVLRSVIISAFLLLTGVIIIILITNNQNYSILKKEYQRIQTYTGNILENMSDGVVAVDSKGKINLFNKGAENIFELSAEAILGKKCGDVINSPESLIDKTLLTWEPIDYWEHTITTKNGKGIIIGGSTSIIKNSDGSINTVVAVVRDLTSQRNTEEIHKRQEKLAAMGELAGSVAHEIKNPLNTIGITVQRFEKEFIPTKDKDEYLELVKTMKSEVKRVSEIINQFLKFAKPPKIQMQKTRMKEFIYNVHKSFESQAISNKVKYDYHCEDFEASIDPAQMKQGLVNLIQNAFDAVISGGEIKLESYQQNNNLIIKVMDNGKGMSDDEISKIFNLYFTTKSNGTGLGLSIVNQIITEHNGNVKVHSKINGGTTFTIEIPII, encoded by the coding sequence ATGAAAACGAACATTACAGTTAAACCAAAATACCTGGTATTTATTTCGCTCACTCTGGCTTTCATCCTGGTGATTGTGACATTCATGGATATTTACCAGGGACAAAAGGATATTTACCAGACTAAGACTGAAGAAGCGGTTTCTTTACTTAGAGCGGTTCAGAAAGCAAGCGAGAATGCCTATATAAGTAATCAGGAAGTTGAGAAACTGATTGCAGACAAATTAATAAACACTTCAAATTTTATTTCCAAATTAGAAGCCCATAAAAAACTTTCTACCACGGAGTTAAACAGCATTTCAACTTCAACAGAAATTGATCACATCTTTCTCTTTTCTTCAGAAAAAAAGTGGGAAGGATTAAATACCAACACGCATTATTCCGAACTAAACATTACTGGTGTTTTATCTGATGAAATAGATTCCTTGATTGCCGGAAAGTATGATTATTTTGTTTCCACATCCATTAATGATATGGAAGACAAACAGCATTTCTTGGTAATTCATAAAAGAGAAAGTGGAAAAGGATTTATTGCTGTATCCATCGAAGCAGAACGTCTTCTGGAATTCCGTAAGAAAATTGGCATTGGTAAACTCTTCCAAAAAATTGCCGATGAGGAAGATATAAAATATGTTGTAATTCAGGATGAAGAAGGAATAACTACTGCGAGCGGAGGTGTAAAAGAATTAAGCTCAATTGCAAAAGATAATTTTCTGGAAGAAATACTATTACAAAAAAAACTTGCAACACGGGAATTATCATATCAGAATGAAAAAATTCTTGAAGCAGTAAAACCATTTAGAGTGGGAAGCGAAATCCTTGGTGTTATAAGAATTGGTGTTTCACTAAAATCTGTCGATAATTTAATTCATCGTACCGTACTTAGAAGTGTTATCATTTCAGCTTTTCTTCTCTTAACCGGCGTAATTATAATCATCCTAATTACAAATAATCAGAACTACTCCATCTTAAAGAAAGAGTATCAAAGAATTCAAACTTACACAGGAAACATTCTTGAAAATATGTCTGATGGTGTTGTAGCGGTGGATTCAAAAGGGAAGATTAATCTGTTTAATAAAGGAGCAGAAAATATTTTTGAATTATCTGCAGAAGCAATCCTTGGGAAAAAATGTGGTGATGTTATAAATTCTCCTGAAAGTTTAATTGATAAAACGCTGCTTACCTGGGAACCAATTGATTATTGGGAGCATACTATTACAACAAAAAATGGTAAAGGAATTATTATTGGTGGCAGCACATCAATCATTAAAAACTCTGACGGAAGTATCAATACAGTAGTTGCAGTTGTTAGAGATTTAACTTCACAAAGAAATACCGAAGAAATTCATAAACGCCAGGAAAAGCTTGCAGCAATGGGAGAACTTGCCGGAAGCGTTGCTCACGAGATTAAAAATCCATTAAATACAATTGGAATTACGGTCCAAAGATTTGAAAAAGAATTTATTCCAACTAAAGATAAAGATGAGTATTTAGAATTAGTAAAAACGATGAAATCAGAAGTAAAGCGGGTAAGTGAAATAATAAATCAATTTTTGAAATTTGCAAAGCCTCCAAAAATCCAAATGCAAAAAACCAGAATGAAAGAATTCATTTATAATGTTCACAAATCGTTTGAAAGCCAGGCGATTAGCAATAAAGTGAAATATGATTATCATTGTGAAGATTTTGAAGCAAGCATAGATCCGGCGCAAATGAAACAAGGTTTGGTGAATCTTATTCAAAACGCTTTTGATGCTGTTATAAGCGGGGGAGAAATAAAATTAGAATCCTATCAGCAGAATAATAATCTTATTATCAAAGTTATGGATAACGGAAAAGGAATGAGCGATGATGAAATAAGTAAAATCTTCAATTTATATTTTACGACAAAATCCAATGGTACTGGGTTAGGTTTAAGTATTGTAAATCAAATTATAACCGAACATAACGGTAACGTTAAAGTCCACAGCAAAATAAATGGTGGAACAACATTCACAATAGAGATTCCAATTATATGA
- a CDS encoding S8 family serine peptidase: MFSKIIVLTILCSLSLLAQDKYFIYFKDKGIKQNEVLSKTSQVYSDAINQLSKKSIERREKTLDDDALITFEDLPIKEDYVQKIISLGIKICNQLKWFNAVTAFLSLDQIEKIKALNFVDKIEKVKSIVYKNRDELNKNLPSENIFAKTTTLDYGPSITQYAQSDIPQVHDKGINGEGVLIGLLDSGFDLKTPESLQEIKIVAEHDFVFNDNNTANEPNDVPGQDGHGTYVLSLIGGYKPGEIIGPAYKASFLLAKTENIGSEKHVEEDNYAAALEWMEGLGVDITGSSLGYNEFDTGQTDYTYKDMDGKTAIVTKAAELAFQRGVVAVNSAGNEGDKSWHYIIAPADGFNTIAVGAVNTLNQVAPFSSRGPTYDGRIKPDVLAQGVHVYGASAHTKNDYSYGQGTSSASPIVSGIAGLLLSLNHNLSNVEVRKILQQSGDNYNSPDNDRGYGLLSAEKAIEVYYPSIEIESEKYQVHKKLFAKNEITSSDCKIHYSVNGAAFIVENLISIGDNIFSFQFPDYNNGDKIDFYFTYTDNLNSYQDPASNKYFNFSFGSKDIVYGGNSSTPAVDYTLSDNYPNPFNNTTKIRYQIPASLNPSQGGTFVMLKVYDLLGREVTSLVNEEKHPGSYVVVFDGDGLSSGVYFYVLKIDGNVLSKKMVLLK; the protein is encoded by the coding sequence ATGTTTTCCAAAATAATAGTGCTAACTATTTTATGTAGTTTATCTCTCCTTGCCCAGGATAAATATTTTATTTATTTCAAAGATAAAGGGATAAAGCAGAATGAAGTTTTATCCAAAACTTCCCAGGTTTATTCTGATGCAATTAACCAGTTATCAAAAAAAAGTATTGAGCGGAGGGAAAAAACATTAGATGATGATGCTTTAATTACATTCGAAGATTTGCCAATCAAAGAAGATTATGTTCAGAAAATTATTAGTCTTGGAATTAAAATTTGCAACCAGCTAAAATGGTTTAATGCTGTAACAGCTTTTCTTTCACTGGATCAAATAGAAAAAATAAAAGCACTTAATTTTGTTGATAAAATTGAAAAGGTAAAATCGATTGTTTATAAAAATCGGGATGAACTTAATAAAAATTTGCCATCTGAAAATATTTTTGCCAAAACAACCACACTCGATTATGGACCTTCAATTACTCAGTATGCTCAATCAGATATTCCTCAGGTTCACGACAAAGGAATTAATGGCGAAGGTGTTTTAATTGGCTTACTCGATTCCGGTTTTGATTTGAAAACTCCAGAATCTTTGCAAGAAATTAAAATAGTTGCAGAACACGATTTTGTTTTTAATGATAATAATACTGCCAACGAGCCCAATGATGTACCCGGACAAGATGGACATGGAACTTATGTTTTATCATTAATTGGAGGATATAAACCCGGGGAAATAATTGGACCTGCATATAAAGCAAGTTTTCTTCTTGCTAAAACAGAAAACATTGGAAGCGAAAAACATGTTGAAGAAGATAATTATGCCGCTGCTTTGGAATGGATGGAAGGATTAGGAGTAGATATTACCGGCAGCTCTTTAGGTTATAATGAATTTGATACTGGACAAACGGATTACACATACAAGGATATGGATGGCAAAACTGCTATCGTTACAAAAGCTGCGGAGCTGGCATTCCAGAGAGGAGTGGTTGCAGTAAATTCTGCTGGTAATGAAGGGGATAAATCGTGGCACTACATTATAGCTCCAGCCGATGGATTTAATACAATTGCAGTTGGTGCAGTTAATACGTTAAATCAGGTTGCTCCATTTAGCAGCAGAGGTCCAACTTATGACGGAAGAATAAAACCTGATGTTTTAGCTCAGGGAGTTCACGTTTATGGTGCATCCGCACATACTAAAAATGATTATTCTTATGGACAAGGAACTTCATCAGCAAGTCCAATCGTAAGTGGAATCGCAGGATTACTATTATCACTTAATCACAATCTTTCAAATGTTGAAGTAAGAAAAATTTTGCAGCAGTCCGGCGATAATTATAATTCCCCGGATAATGACAGAGGTTATGGTTTATTATCAGCAGAAAAAGCGATTGAAGTTTATTATCCATCAATCGAAATCGAAAGTGAAAAATACCAGGTTCATAAAAAGTTGTTTGCAAAGAATGAAATTACAAGTTCAGATTGTAAAATTCATTACTCAGTTAATGGAGCAGCTTTTATTGTTGAAAATCTAATTTCTATTGGAGACAATATTTTTTCATTTCAATTCCCCGATTACAACAATGGAGATAAAATAGATTTCTACTTTACATACACCGATAATTTAAATTCCTACCAAGATCCGGCATCAAATAAATATTTTAATTTTTCATTTGGAAGCAAGGATATAGTTTATGGTGGAAATTCTTCCACACCAGCGGTTGATTACACTTTAAGCGATAATTATCCCAATCCATTTAACAATACAACTAAAATACGTTACCAAATACCAGCCTCCCTAAATCCCTCCCAAGGAGGGACTTTTGTTATGCTAAAGGTTTACGATTTATTGGGAAGAGAGGTAACATCATTAGTAAATGAAGAGAAACATCCAGGAAGTTATGTTGTTGTTTTTGATGGAGATGGATTGAGCAGTGGCGTGTATTTTTATGTTTTGAAAATAGATGGAAATGTATTGAGTAAAAAAATGGTCCTTTTAAAATAA
- a CDS encoding O-methyltransferase: MNKILFPVQQLYLENLRKEENSLILEMEDFAKVKKIPILDWQAADFLEQLIQIHNPKRVLEIGTAIAYSSIRIARNLRKKGIVYTIELSKDNATLAKENIAKSGLEEKINLIEGNALTILPKLGKKFDFIFLDADKEDYQRLFDFAIILLRKNGVIFIDNLLWHGLTASPRVPASYKNSTGHIREFNKMFMNQPNLKTTIIPVGDGIGLGIKIK, encoded by the coding sequence GTGAACAAAATTCTATTTCCTGTACAGCAGTTGTATCTAGAAAATCTAAGAAAAGAAGAAAACTCTTTAATTCTGGAAATGGAGGATTTTGCAAAGGTAAAGAAAATTCCAATTCTCGATTGGCAAGCCGCAGATTTCCTGGAACAGTTAATTCAAATTCATAATCCTAAAAGGGTTTTGGAAATTGGAACGGCAATAGCATATTCATCAATACGCATTGCAAGGAACCTGCGGAAGAAAGGAATAGTTTATACAATTGAATTAAGCAAAGATAACGCAACTCTTGCAAAAGAGAATATTGCTAAGTCCGGTTTGGAGGAAAAGATAAATTTAATTGAAGGTAATGCTCTAACAATTCTTCCAAAGCTTGGGAAAAAATTTGATTTTATTTTTTTAGATGCTGATAAAGAAGATTACCAGCGGCTTTTTGATTTTGCAATTATCCTGTTGAGAAAGAATGGCGTAATTTTTATCGATAACTTACTTTGGCATGGTTTAACGGCTTCACCACGTGTTCCAGCAAGTTATAAAAACTCAACTGGTCATATACGGGAATTTAATAAGATGTTTATGAATCAACCAAATCTGAAAACCACCATAATTCCTGTTGGTGATGGCATTGGTTTGGGAATAAAAATTAAATAG
- a CDS encoding T9SS type A sorting domain-containing protein, with translation MKQTNKLLLAFIFILMSSFQSIYAQGKVYLVLGSDTAIWDGLDVTKNYCTFNISLYDDPQMNAYKVMDPKFREQFKDSYGQTMKMTWWMMAGNAFRLGTNKNIPVPNTITIYAMKKYHGEEVKALGDELSLHYHTFAWTDYNQDGKYFWNQAKNFSECKEDFDVTLAQFLLEENTFPVSFRSGWHYMGNEWQNYLDKLVPYCLHNDYPNVRTSIVEPIDNVYDWSKASKEFVPFHPSLSNYQLPGNGKSWNTRSRYMGSMTQELMDQIFAKAKNGVDQVPCLWAHLPEADFPDNMKRIDSLAHISAAKYPTVKFSYCTAVEAMQKWRKGQDTTAPVLDVIVAQSGSNVRFYIHTDENIFQAEPFVAVKDIYEQYFVVPCNNLSENHWSTSMEFPVSSIAKVGVAVTDTMGNLSTKFLNYLPDDIYIDNLDKMYDEVSGNWTTSSLRSWGTDSRQCTLGAKDSAKVNWKPGIQKSGLYNIWMQIPKTNNPAVKLTFKIFSNGRINETINLNGPFSENDWTYISTSQLDASADSYIQMIAYGKDQVGKILSADAMKFSALIKDKSLYIREKQLQLGPISEGDTATYSLQVQNQGRNDLTITSISTANENLISINELPIVINGMKSVNIFLKFYGNKSGEFNDTLVFKSNDSRNPIYTLPVKISVQTYFTIVDNEDSTFYSESGTWAKSVAQAWGPSSRFGILGQGAFASFKTVLKRKGIYEIFEIVPTTVNSTTNALYIIQVGTDSIGSCFIDQNKGSGNWVSLGQYNLPDSQQVEVKVMDVGTSIPSIVLRADAVKFQLLQPTSVSGDETNLEISDYQLFQNYPNPFNPKTNIQYSLPNTANVKVIIYNSLGQVIKQFYEKSQSPGQYKISFDGSGLSSGVYFYSIYVSGVNGKEFRNVKKMVLLK, from the coding sequence ATGAAACAAACCAACAAATTATTACTTGCATTTATTTTTATCCTGATGTCTTCATTCCAATCTATTTACGCACAGGGAAAAGTTTATCTTGTCCTCGGTTCAGATACAGCAATCTGGGATGGATTAGATGTCACAAAAAATTATTGTACATTCAATATAAGTCTTTATGATGACCCCCAAATGAACGCTTATAAAGTAATGGATCCCAAGTTCAGAGAGCAATTTAAGGATTCATACGGACAAACAATGAAAATGACATGGTGGATGATGGCTGGTAATGCATTTAGATTAGGAACAAACAAAAACATTCCGGTACCAAATACAATTACAATTTATGCAATGAAAAAATATCATGGGGAAGAAGTAAAAGCTTTAGGTGATGAACTTTCTTTGCATTATCACACTTTTGCCTGGACAGATTATAACCAGGATGGTAAATATTTTTGGAACCAGGCAAAAAATTTTAGTGAATGCAAAGAAGATTTTGATGTTACTCTCGCTCAATTCCTTCTTGAAGAAAATACTTTCCCGGTTTCTTTCCGCAGCGGCTGGCATTATATGGGTAATGAATGGCAAAACTATCTGGATAAATTAGTGCCATATTGTTTGCACAATGATTATCCTAATGTTAGAACAAGCATTGTTGAACCGATAGATAATGTTTACGACTGGTCCAAAGCATCAAAAGAATTTGTTCCGTTTCATCCTTCGCTGTCTAATTATCAATTACCAGGAAATGGCAAAAGCTGGAATACCCGTTCTCGTTATATGGGAAGTATGACTCAGGAACTTATGGATCAGATTTTTGCAAAAGCTAAAAACGGAGTTGATCAAGTCCCCTGCCTCTGGGCTCATCTTCCTGAAGCCGATTTCCCTGATAACATGAAAAGAATTGATAGTCTTGCACATATTTCTGCTGCAAAATACCCGACTGTCAAATTCAGCTATTGTACTGCCGTTGAGGCTATGCAAAAGTGGAGAAAAGGACAAGATACAACTGCACCTGTTTTAGATGTTATAGTCGCGCAATCTGGATCGAATGTAAGATTTTACATTCATACTGATGAGAATATTTTTCAAGCTGAACCTTTTGTAGCAGTTAAAGATATTTATGAACAGTACTTTGTTGTTCCATGTAATAATTTATCTGAGAACCACTGGAGTACATCAATGGAGTTTCCTGTATCTTCAATTGCAAAAGTTGGAGTTGCAGTAACTGATACAATGGGCAACCTTTCTACTAAATTCCTCAATTACCTACCTGATGATATTTATATTGACAATCTTGATAAAATGTATGATGAAGTAAGTGGTAACTGGACAACAAGTTCGTTGCGCTCTTGGGGAACAGATTCCCGGCAATGTACGCTTGGCGCAAAGGATAGTGCTAAAGTAAATTGGAAACCTGGAATTCAAAAATCAGGTTTATATAATATTTGGATGCAGATTCCTAAGACCAACAATCCAGCAGTCAAATTAACGTTTAAGATATTTTCCAATGGACGGATAAATGAAACAATAAATTTGAATGGACCATTTTCCGAAAATGACTGGACTTATATTTCCACATCCCAATTAGATGCCAGTGCTGATAGTTATATTCAGATGATTGCTTATGGTAAAGATCAGGTTGGAAAAATTTTATCCGCCGATGCCATGAAATTTTCAGCATTGATAAAAGATAAATCATTATACATTCGGGAAAAGCAATTGCAGCTTGGTCCAATCAGTGAAGGTGATACTGCTACTTATTCTCTCCAGGTTCAAAATCAGGGGAGAAATGATTTAACCATCACAAGCATTTCCACTGCCAACGAAAATCTTATTTCCATAAATGAATTACCAATTGTAATCAACGGAATGAAATCGGTGAATATCTTCCTTAAGTTTTATGGAAACAAAAGCGGTGAATTTAATGACACATTAGTTTTTAAAAGCAATGATTCACGTAATCCGATTTATACTCTTCCAGTTAAAATATCTGTCCAGACTTACTTTACAATTGTTGATAATGAGGACAGCACTTTTTATAGTGAGAGTGGCACCTGGGCAAAAAGCGTTGCTCAGGCTTGGGGTCCATCAAGTCGTTTTGGAATTTTAGGGCAAGGAGCTTTTGCTTCTTTCAAAACAGTATTGAAAAGAAAAGGCATTTACGAGATTTTTGAAATTGTTCCCACAACTGTAAATTCAACAACTAATGCGTTATATATTATCCAGGTTGGAACGGATAGCATTGGTTCCTGTTTTATTGACCAAAACAAGGGAAGTGGAAACTGGGTTTCTCTGGGACAATACAATCTACCGGACAGTCAGCAAGTTGAAGTTAAAGTTATGGATGTTGGAACATCAATTCCCAGTATTGTCCTTCGGGCAGATGCGGTGAAGTTTCAGTTGTTACAACCAACATCTGTATCTGGTGATGAAACAAATTTAGAAATTTCTGATTACCAACTATTTCAGAACTATCCAAATCCATTCAATCCAAAAACTAATATTCAATATTCACTGCCAAATACTGCTAATGTAAAAGTGATTATTTATAATTCGTTGGGACAGGTAATAAAACAGTTTTACGAAAAATCTCAATCCCCTGGGCAATATAAAATTTCATTTGATGGATCAGGATTAAGCTCCGGTGTATATTTTTATTCTATTTATGTAAGTGGAGTAAATGGGAAAGAATTTAGAAATGTAAAGAAAATGGTTTTACTCAAATAA